In Halorhabdus tiamatea SARL4B, a genomic segment contains:
- the purD gene encoding phosphoribosylamine--glycine ligase has product MTETVLLVGGGGREHAIARALADSVCSLYAAAGNRNPGIARLADGFETVETTDPSAVTSYAESVDATLAVVGPEAPLEAGVADALDDAGVYAFGPQAEEARIETDKGFQRRFMARNDIPGLPDFEEFTDTEAACAYIDEYDGDLVVKPAGLTGGKGVRVIGDQVTAEEAKAYIRESEHDRLVLEERLVGEEFTVQALVANGDVRVTPAVQDHKRAYEGDEGPNTGGMGSYSDATLELPFMDRADYLAAVEILEATVEALDGYKGVLYGQFMLTADGVNVVEFNARFGDPEAMNTLPVLETDPLDVLVSAREGESLPQLQFQSGATVCKYAVPDGYPTDPDAGAKVQIDPESAGDARLFYASVDERDDGIYTTTSRSFAVVGIADSITDAEAITTDALQRAGTEGLRVRWDIGTPDLVQSRIDHMAELRGE; this is encoded by the coding sequence ATGACGGAGACGGTCCTACTGGTCGGGGGTGGCGGTCGAGAGCACGCGATCGCCCGCGCGCTCGCCGATTCTGTCTGTTCGCTGTACGCCGCCGCTGGCAACCGCAATCCTGGTATCGCCCGACTCGCCGACGGCTTCGAGACGGTGGAGACGACGGACCCCTCGGCGGTCACGTCCTACGCCGAGTCCGTCGACGCGACGCTCGCGGTCGTCGGCCCGGAGGCCCCGCTCGAAGCGGGCGTCGCCGACGCGCTGGACGACGCCGGGGTCTACGCGTTCGGACCCCAGGCCGAGGAGGCACGCATCGAGACGGACAAGGGCTTCCAGCGCCGGTTCATGGCGCGCAACGACATTCCGGGCCTCCCGGACTTCGAGGAGTTTACCGACACCGAGGCTGCCTGTGCGTACATCGACGAGTACGACGGCGACCTGGTCGTCAAACCGGCGGGACTGACCGGCGGGAAAGGCGTCCGCGTCATCGGCGATCAGGTGACGGCCGAGGAGGCCAAGGCCTACATCCGCGAGTCCGAACACGACCGCCTCGTCCTCGAGGAGCGACTCGTCGGCGAGGAGTTCACCGTCCAGGCGCTGGTCGCGAACGGCGACGTCCGCGTGACGCCCGCCGTCCAGGACCACAAACGCGCCTACGAGGGCGACGAGGGGCCAAACACTGGCGGGATGGGAAGCTACAGCGACGCGACGCTCGAACTGCCCTTCATGGACCGGGCGGACTACCTGGCGGCCGTCGAGATTCTCGAAGCGACCGTCGAGGCCCTCGATGGATACAAGGGCGTCCTCTACGGCCAGTTCATGCTCACCGCCGACGGAGTGAACGTCGTCGAGTTCAACGCTCGCTTCGGCGACCCCGAGGCGATGAACACGCTGCCCGTCTTGGAGACCGACCCGCTCGACGTGCTCGTATCGGCCCGGGAGGGCGAGTCCCTCCCCCAACTCCAGTTCCAGTCGGGCGCGACGGTCTGTAAGTACGCCGTCCCTGACGGGTACCCGACCGATCCGGACGCCGGTGCGAAAGTCCAGATCGACCCCGAAAGTGCCGGTGACGCCCGACTGTTCTACGCGAGCGTCGACGAACGCGACGACGGGATCTACACGACGACCTCCCGCTCGTTTGCGGTCGTCGGCATCGCGGATTCGATCACCGACGCCGAGGCGATCACGACCGACGCCCTACAGCGGGCAGGCACTGAGGGGTTGCGCGTGCGCTGGGACATCGGCACACCCGACCTGGTCCAGTCTCGGATCGACCACATGGCCGAATTGCGCGGGGAGTGA
- a CDS encoding DUF302 domain-containing protein, producing MATYTNRYRVDASFDETIEAVTDALGEEGFGVLADIDMQGAFQSKLDEEFDRYRILGACNPALAFDALDEEFELGALLPCNVVVYDDGDATGVSVVDPTEMLSVVDNDDLDPIVDEVAGRLERALEAVPDAEPVGE from the coding sequence ATGGCAACGTACACGAACCGCTATCGAGTCGACGCATCGTTCGACGAAACGATCGAAGCCGTCACTGACGCGCTGGGTGAGGAAGGCTTTGGCGTTCTTGCGGACATCGACATGCAAGGGGCGTTCCAGTCGAAACTCGACGAGGAGTTCGACCGCTATCGCATCCTGGGCGCGTGCAATCCTGCACTGGCCTTCGACGCGCTCGACGAGGAGTTCGAACTCGGCGCACTCCTGCCCTGTAACGTCGTCGTCTACGACGACGGCGATGCCACGGGCGTCAGCGTCGTCGACCCGACCGAGATGCTGTCGGTCGTCGACAACGACGACCTCGACCCGATAGTCGACGAGGTCGCCGGACGACTCGAACGGGCACTCGAGGCAGTTCCGGATGCGGAACCGGTCGGCGAGTGA
- a CDS encoding PINc/VapC family ATPase produces MNIVPDTSVVIDGRVSDRIADGEFAGATVAVPEAVVGELEAQANEGRQTGWDGLEELQRLADLADDGEIDVEYVGRRPESSERRAADEGDVDALIRDLADDRGATLVTSDVVQSEVARAKGLDVVFIEPVGRDVESLDIGHFFDETTMSVHLKVGVAPMAKRGAIGDMHYERIREEVSTEAQLKEFAHDIEESARASPDGFIEIDEPGMRIVQFREYRIAIARPPFSDGLEITAVRPIVKTDLEDYEYADELRDRLVERQRGVLISGAPGAGKSTFAQAVAEFLTDADYSVKTMEKPRDLQVGPQVTQYTELAGSMERTADSLLMVRPDYTIYDEVRKTDDFEVFADMRLAGVGMIGVVHATRAIDALQRLVGRVELGMIPQVVDTVVYIEAGEIDTVYDVTTEVKVPEGLMEEDLARPVIVIEDFETGRPEYEIYTFNRQVVTVPIGDREDSESGVDRIARQEVEREIRSIADGHVEVEVRGRDRAVVWVEDRDISQVIGKGGGRISDVENRLGIDIDVRTFDERPGGKRRGSTAGSSGSAPNSNSAGVAVTPEITSRHVIVPAEGHAGDTVEVQADGEYLFTATVSRGGEIQVSRGSAIAEELERAIDRGQQIVVSPS; encoded by the coding sequence ATGAACATCGTACCGGACACGAGCGTCGTCATCGACGGGCGTGTGTCCGATCGCATCGCGGACGGCGAATTCGCCGGCGCGACGGTCGCGGTCCCGGAGGCAGTCGTCGGCGAACTCGAAGCCCAGGCCAACGAGGGGCGACAGACCGGCTGGGACGGCCTCGAGGAGCTCCAACGGCTCGCCGACCTGGCAGACGACGGCGAGATCGACGTCGAGTACGTCGGCCGGCGACCCGAATCGAGCGAGCGACGGGCCGCCGACGAAGGCGACGTCGACGCGCTGATCCGCGACCTGGCCGACGATCGGGGCGCGACGTTGGTCACCAGCGACGTCGTCCAGAGCGAAGTCGCCCGCGCGAAAGGGCTCGACGTCGTCTTCATCGAACCGGTCGGCAGAGACGTCGAATCGCTCGATATCGGACATTTCTTCGACGAGACGACGATGAGCGTCCACCTCAAGGTCGGCGTCGCGCCGATGGCCAAGCGCGGGGCGATCGGCGACATGCACTACGAGCGCATTCGCGAGGAGGTCTCGACCGAGGCCCAACTCAAGGAGTTCGCCCACGACATCGAGGAGAGCGCTCGCGCCAGCCCGGACGGATTCATCGAGATCGACGAACCCGGAATGCGTATCGTCCAGTTCCGCGAATACCGGATCGCGATCGCCCGCCCGCCCTTCTCGGACGGCCTTGAGATCACGGCCGTCCGGCCGATCGTCAAGACGGACCTCGAGGATTACGAGTACGCCGACGAACTCCGGGATCGGCTGGTCGAACGCCAGCGCGGCGTCCTCATCTCGGGTGCGCCGGGGGCCGGCAAGTCCACCTTCGCCCAGGCGGTCGCCGAGTTCCTGACCGACGCCGACTACTCGGTCAAGACGATGGAGAAGCCCCGCGACCTCCAGGTCGGTCCGCAGGTCACCCAGTACACCGAACTCGCAGGCTCGATGGAGCGGACGGCCGACTCCTTGCTGATGGTGCGACCCGATTACACCATCTACGACGAGGTGCGCAAGACCGACGACTTCGAGGTGTTCGCGGACATGCGCCTGGCCGGCGTGGGCATGATCGGCGTCGTCCACGCGACGCGGGCCATCGACGCACTCCAGCGACTGGTCGGCCGGGTAGAACTTGGCATGATCCCCCAGGTCGTCGACACCGTCGTCTACATCGAGGCCGGCGAGATCGACACCGTCTACGACGTCACCACGGAAGTGAAGGTCCCCGAGGGGTTGATGGAGGAAGACCTCGCGCGGCCAGTGATCGTCATCGAGGACTTCGAGACCGGCCGGCCCGAGTACGAGATCTACACCTTCAACCGCCAGGTTGTGACAGTCCCGATCGGCGACAGAGAGGACAGCGAGAGCGGCGTCGATCGGATCGCCCGCCAGGAGGTCGAACGCGAGATCCGGTCGATCGCCGACGGCCACGTCGAGGTCGAAGTCCGCGGTCGCGATCGGGCGGTCGTCTGGGTCGAGGACCGGGACATCTCCCAGGTGATCGGCAAAGGCGGTGGCCGAATCAGCGACGTCGAGAACCGTCTCGGCATCGACATCGACGTCCGGACGTTCGACGAACGACCGGGCGGGAAGCGTCGCGGGTCGACAGCCGGGAGTTCCGGAAGTGCGCCAAACAGCAATTCGGCAGGCGTGGCGGTCACCCCGGAAATCACGTCTCGTCACGTCATCGTCCCGGCAGAGGGTCACGCCGGTGACACGGTCGAAGTGCAGGCCGACGGCGAGTACCTCTTTACGGCAACGGTAAGCCGCGGCGGCGAGATTCAGGTCTCCCGGGGAAGTGCGATCGCCGAAGAACTCGAACGCGCGATCGACCGGGGCCAGCAGATCGTCGTCTCGCCGTCCTGA